From Hymenobacter sediminicola:
GTACGAACAGTGGCAGGAAGACCGCGAAAAGGCGGCCAAGAAAGCCGGCCTGCCTTCGCCTTCGGCCGCCAAGCCGCTGCCCAAGGAGGAAAAGAAAGTAGAAGCCGCACCGGCCAAAACTCCTTCGCCCGACCAAAAGAAGGCCCTTAAGGAGCTGGCCGAAGTGGAAAAGAAGATCGAGGAAAGCGAGAAGGAGCTGGCCCGCTACGAAACGCAGCTCGCCGACCCGCAGATCTACCAGAACGCCGCGCAGCTGAAAGACGCCACCCTCAAATTTGAGCAGGTGAAAAAAGAGCTGGCCCAGCTAAATGACCGTTGGGAAATGCTGGCGGAAGTATAAGCGTTAGCAGTTTTGAAAAATAAAAAGCCCCGCCGGAAGCATGTAGCTTCCGGCGGGGCTTTTTGCTGCCACTATTTTGCTCGACGATACAACTCGTTTATATCAGCTACTACGTCTTGATTTTGAAGATTCGCTCTGCATTGCCATAAGCAATCTTTGCGCGCTCAGTTTCGCTCAGAGCTGCCGTCTTGATGAAAGCTACGGCGGGTGCAGTAGGCTGGAAAGGGTAATCAATAGCCCACATAATATTCGATACCCCTATTTTATCGATGCAATACCGGAGGGCCAGCGGGTCTTCCACGCCGCTTGTCGTGATGGTTATGTTACGCCCAAAATATTCGCTGGGCTTTAGTTGATTTTTGCGCCCGGCGCGGGCGCCCGGCGCGCCCATGAAGTCGAGCCGGCCCAACCAAAAGGGTAGTGCTTCGCCCATGTGCCCGATAACTACCTGTAACTTCGGGAAACGGTCGAAAATGCCGCCAAATATGAGGCGCAGTATGTGAGTTGCCGTTTCCACCCCGTAGCCCCATACGGCGCCTTCCAGGCGGTAATCCTGGAAAGGGGCCGCCATACCATCAGAAGGAGCCCGCGGATGAATGTAGAGAGGCGCTCCAAGTGCTTCTGCTGCCTCCAAAATGGGCGAGAACTGAGCGTCGTCGAGGTAGGCGTTGGCGGTGTGGGAATTGACAATAAATCCGTGGAGCTTCAGCTTTTTGATGGCCCGTTCCATCTCCTTCGCTGCGGCGTTTGGGTCCTGTGGAGCGAAGCTCGCTAGGCCGGCAAAGCGTTTAGGGTAGCGGCGTATAGTTTCACTTAGCCGGTCGTTGGCTAGACTGGCAAGTTCGGTGGCCTGTGCCCGTTCGAAAAGTTGCACCCCAGGCATAACCAACGACAGAATATGCATATCAACCCCATTGGTATCCATGTTTTCCAGCCGCACCTTGTCTAAGTCCAGTAGCCTGGGCAGCATATCCTTAGCTGCACGGTCACGGTTGGAAACCTGGTTGCTTTCTGACGCCGCCGGCGTAGTGCTCGAAGGCTCGTAGAGTTGCTTCAAGAGAAGCAGGTCCAGATTCGGTCCCCCTTGGCGTACTCTGGTCCGGATGGCTTCCGCTATTTCCGGAATGGTAAAGGCTTCTTCGGTTGCAATCTTCCGCAAATGCTGCCCTGCTGGCACGCGTAGCATCTGGCTCTGTGCAGCTTCGCTAGCCTGCAAAAAGCTTGGTAGCGCTGAGGCTGCGGCAACAGACGATAAATTTTTTAGAGCAGATCTGCGGTTCATAGCAAAGATATTTTGGTCTGAAATAGAGCTATTGGGCAACTTAGAGTTAGGCATTCGCCGCTCAGGATTACGGTTAATGGTTTGCCGTTTTGGTGGGCTAGGACGTTGCGTTTTGGCTGGTGCTTA
This genomic window contains:
- a CDS encoding amidohydrolase family protein; this encodes MRKIATEEAFTIPEIAEAIRTRVRQGGPNLDLLLLKQLYEPSSTTPAASESNQVSNRDRAAKDMLPRLLDLDKVRLENMDTNGVDMHILSLVMPGVQLFERAQATELASLANDRLSETIRRYPKRFAGLASFAPQDPNAAAKEMERAIKKLKLHGFIVNSHTANAYLDDAQFSPILEAAEALGAPLYIHPRAPSDGMAAPFQDYRLEGAVWGYGVETATHILRLIFGGIFDRFPKLQVVIGHMGEALPFWLGRLDFMGAPGARAGRKNQLKPSEYFGRNITITTSGVEDPLALRYCIDKIGVSNIMWAIDYPFQPTAPAVAFIKTAALSETERAKIAYGNAERIFKIKT